The following proteins are co-located in the Apis mellifera strain DH4 linkage group LG11, Amel_HAv3.1, whole genome shotgun sequence genome:
- the LOC408358 gene encoding RB1-inducible coiled-coil protein 1 isoform X1, translated as MFVLSCTIILFNFFIESLTRLQLKHVAQLKEAIERECGVVSAHQVLLMSGGESLEPTARVCSYSAGTDTNPIYLFSKAAIESHLPPTPSIDYGSDVDLQNQIDASLAMPATYQTLIARAQLAQQCCGLAREQTRICERLVHDQHLQQQGWAAVVANLEDITQMFQSRADLLQQSFAVYLSERQRHMELLENFNADLGTLAKIPILPALRAQAEGLLSPDEQPSQPEKDTEGREKVLSLLRWISAKDNQSSLEQVAEQCSRGLEQFDERVMEALKAEVNAAIDSANKQDMKEIKGLGERLFALEQLMAQTKKLVQEQGELAQGFLQNQSRANNLGDASVLPDLCTSHRRQLLVMLQNHNKLRDIRRRCTKAKEELSVNIYHRLKWIMYVENKMMEVDGKLVMYHESLKRLRRHLEVLQQIHLAPQMYMNAVAEVVRRRTFSQAFLVWASNLACQLLTVHSEELARRREFQSKFDGHFLNTLFPGLEDTPPPFATQAPSVFDNGLPKLTAEDMESLRSQLPDLALTISSPDLNSITQFFLSKSLTSTDENNKEKDGASMRVDAAAKEQERARAPMLFDRGGFESETDTEEFEKIGQGATDSKPESFDGAKQTRQKQLEVGASRSVSPASSTSTNVSPLNSKVADLTNRSSSSSEPGSFHFPSLSVSERPAQLSPLTECAENGESSCLLHHRATVTTNCLPKYHETPSSTMPAEEPNSLSPNPPSSLSRSVMCDGQQQQQQQQQRHQLSGSGGSSPSVGVGATDFMGTEFYMDESLPSSLSEHPADGQHQAIVSLLQENLGNTREEVERLRSMMKAMKAVVHEALRSVRKELAVLRDRSSEGAAGLSKTTDQVREALSLYARECDRRLREREQELTVDHELEMADVKKMIENREEEICTLKRSVIEKESELAEHERLISTMRQKLESEQTEMRDLQTRLHQQLEEALEQARAEKESAVKNANDERFLEIASLTNSVTQCQKRIQELEKSLDTARSDQKRMVKEATEKLQMEYKSELQSIRSRFKLMTASSTMESSPSDSTDKIERPDFIELAGHVLSTASQDAMKQEKRSIEDERTDCVAKLVHDLRLATQVIEEKDREMEMFRRREVALTDECKRYKSTIRRLTESENFKGEPGLHKESSDEQLEMSQSSLEEVAKNLETEKDLEVEVSESKKVRLEASDDEPSCLARRLEMLENENKRLSAELQSLRESKESAEAKIEALEADKVRLEIELVKERPRNFAAPDSSSSSECREKDMNASVAVVSESSARRDAATSPKPQRRCGCTTCLTHVQKKMQKTATKLVEMGHITATSCDPGDNVLMFWDPTHGTYTLYQESTTLYFLNTDSSSELDLGSNPDETKNTQSIVEVVDKQYCHARKSENRYRVRRGTKFYRVVVKPVSNSAAMLASVQQE; from the exons ATGTCGATCTTCAAAATCAGATCGACGCGTCGCTCGCGATGCCGGCCACCTACCAGACCCTGATCGCCCGCGCCCAGTTGGCGCAGCAGTGCTGCGGATTGGCGCGGGAGCAGACGAGGATCTGCGAGAGGCTGGTCCACGATCAGCACCTCCAGCAACAGGGGTGGGCTGCCGTGGTCGCGAATCTGGAGGACATCACTCAGATGTTCCAGTCACGGGCCGACCTCCTGCAGCAGAGCTTCGCCGTTTACTTGTCGGAGAGGCAGCGGCACATGGAACTACTCGAAAA CTTCAACGCGGACCTGGGCACCCTAGCGAAAATTCCAATCCTGCCAGCGCTGAGGGCCCAGGCGGAGGGTTTGCTGAGCCCGGACGAGCAACCGAGTCAGCCTGAGAAGGACACGGAGGGTAGGGAGAAGGTTCTGAGCCTGCTCCGGTGGATCTCGGCGAAAGACAATCAAAGCAGTTTGGAGCAGGTTGCGGAGCAGTGTTCGAGGGGTCTGGAGCAGTTCGACGAGAGGGTGATGGAGGCGTTGAAGGCCGAGGTGAACGCGGCCATAGACAGCGCGAACAAGCAGGACATGAAGGAGATCAAGGGGCTTGGCGAGAGGCTGTTCGCTTTGGAGCAGCTGATGGCGCAGACGAAGAAGCTGGTCCAGGAGCAGGGGGAGCTCGCCCAGGGTTTCCTCCAGAACCAGAGCCGGGCGAACAACTTGGGCGACGCGAGCGTGCTCCCCGACCTGTGCACGTCGCACAGGCGCCAGCTGCTCGTCATGCTGCAGAACCACAACAAGCTGCGCGACATCAGGCGTAGGTGCACCAAGGCGAAGGAGGAGCTGTCCGTGAACATCTATCACCGGCTCAAGTGGATCATGTACGTGGAGAACAAGATGATGGAGGTGGACGGCAAGTTGGTCATGTATCACGAGAGCCTGAAACGTCTGAGAAGGCACCTCGAGGTGTTGCAGCAGATCCATCTCGCGCCCCAGATGTACATGAACGCCGTGGCCGAGGTCGTTCGTAGGAGAACGTTCTCGCAAGCTTTCCTGGTCTGGGCGAGCAACCTGGCCTGCCAATTGCTCACCGTTCACAGCGAGGAATTGGCACGTAGAAGGGAGTTTCAGAGCAAATTCGACGGCCACTTCCTCAACACGTTGTTCCCAGGCCTCGAGGACACGCCACCGCCGTTCGCCACCCAGGCGCCGTCCGTTTTCGACAACGGATTGCCAAAG TTGACGGCCGAGGATATGGAATCTCTGAGATCTCAGCTACCCGATCTGGCGCTCACCATCTCGTCGCCAGATTTGAACAGCATCACCCAGTTCTTCCTGTCCAAGAGTCTCACCAGCACGGACGAGAACAACAAGGAGAAGGACGGCGCCTCGATGCGCGTGGACGCGGCCGCGAAGGAGCAGGAACGGGCCAGGGCGCCGATGTTGTTCGACAG GGGTGGTTTCGAATCGGAGACGGACACGGAGGAGTTCGAGAAGATCGGGCAGGGCGCGACGGACTCTAAACCGGAGTCCTTCGATGGCGCGAAACAAACGCGTCAGAAGCAATTGGAGGTTGGTGCCTCGCGAAGCGTCTCCCCCGCTTCCTCGACCTCGACTAACGTATCCCCGCTTAATTCGAAAGTCGCGGACCTGACGAACCGGTCATCCTCCTCGAGCGAGCCTGGATCCTTCCATTTTCCCAGTCTGTCCGTGAGCGAGCGTCCGGCTCAGCTGAGCCCGCTAACCGAGTGCGCCGAGAACGGCGAGTCGAGCTGTTTGCTTCACCACCGTGCCACCGTCACCACCAACTGTCTTCCTAAATATCACGAGACGCCGTCGAGCACGATGCCCGCCGAGGAGCCAAACTCCCTAAGTCCgaatcctccctcctccctgtCACGGTCCGTGATGTGCGACGgccagcagcagcagcagcagcagcagcaacgcCACCAGCTGTCGGGCAGTGGCGGTAGCAGCCCATCCGTGGGAGTTGGGGCTACCGACTTCATGGGTACTGAATTTTACATGGACGAGTCCCTGCCGAGCAGCCTCAGCGAGCATCCCGCGGACGGCCAGCACCAGGCTATCGTTTCCCTTCTCCAG GAGAATCTTGGCAACACTCGGGAGGAGGTGGAGAGGCTCCGTTCCATGATGAAAGCGATGAAGGCGGTGGTGCACGAGGCGTTGAGGTCCGTTCGCAAGGAGTTGGCCGTTCTCAGGGATCGATCGAGCGAGGGTGCGGCCGGTCTCTCGAAGACGACGGACCAAGTGCGCGAGGCCCTGTCGTTGTACGCGCGCGAGTGCGACCGCCGTCTTCGGGAGCGGGAGCAAGAGTTGACGGTGGACCACGAGCTCGAGATGGCGGACGTGAAGAAGATGATAGAGAATCGGGAGGAGGAGATATGCACGTTGAAGCGGAGCGTGATCGAGAAGGAGAGCGAGCTGGCGGAGCACGAGCGTTTGATATCGACCATGAGGCAAAAGTTGGAGAGCGAGCAAACGGAGATGAGGGATCTGCAAACGCGTCTCCACCAACAGTTGGAGGAGGCTTTGGAGCAGGCGCGGGCCGAGAAAGAGTCGGCGGTGAAGAACGCCAACGACGAGAGATTCTTGGAGATAGCGTCGCTCACCAACTCCGTCACGCAATGCCAGAAACGTATCCAAGAGTTGGAGAAGAGTTTGGACACGGCGCGCAGCGATCAGAAGAGGATGGTGAAGGAGGCGACCGAGAAGCTGCAGATGGAGTACAAGAGCGAGTTGCAGTCGATCAGGAGCCGGTTCAAGCTGATGACAGCTTCCTCTACCATGGAGAGCAGCCCGAGCGACAGCACCGACAAGATCGAA aGACCAGACTTCATCGAGTTGGCCGGCCACGTGTTGAGCACGGCGTCGCAAGACGCAATGAAGCAGGAGAAGCGGAGCATCGAGGACGAGCGTACGGACTGCGTGGCGAAATTGGTGCACGATCTGCGATTGGCCACGCAGGTGATCGAGGAGAAGGACAGAGAGATGGAGATGTTCAGGAGAAGGGAGGTAGCGTTGACGGACGAGTGCAAGCGTTACAAGAGCACGATCAGGCGTTTGACCGAGTCGGAGAATTTTAAGGGCGAGCCCGGTTTGCACAAGGAGAGCAGCGACGAGCAGCTGGAGATGAGCCAGAGCAGCTTGGAGGAGGTTGCGAAGAACTTGGAGACGGAGAAGGACTTGGAGGTGGAGGTGTCCGAGTCGAAGAAGGTGCGGTTGGAGGCGAGCGACGACGAGCCGAGCTGCCTCGCGAGACGGCTCGAGATGCTGGAGAACGAGAACAAGAGGTTGAGCGCCGAGCTGCAATCGCTCCGCGAGAGCAAAGAGTCGGCCGAGGCGAAGATAGAGGCCTTGGAGGCGGACAAGGTCCGGCTCGAGATCGAGCTGGTGAAGGAGCGCCCTAGGAACTTCGCCGCCCCCGactcctcgtcctcgtccgaGTGCCGCGAGAAGGATATGAACGCCTCGGTGGCGGTGGTCTCCGAGTCGAGCGCGCGCAGGGACGCGGCGACCAGCCCCAAGCCGCAGCGCCGATGCGGCTGCACCACGTGCCTCACCCACGTCCAGAAGAAGATGCAGAAGACGGCTACGAAGCTCGTCGAGATGGGCCACATCACCGCGACCAGCTGCGATCCCGGGGATAACGTGTTGATGTTCTGGGATCCGACCCACGGCACGTACACGTTGTACCAGGAGTCGACGACACTCTACTTCCTCAACACGGATTCCTCTTCCGAGTTGGATCTCGGCTCGAATCCCGACGAGACGAAGAATACTCAGAGCATCGTCGAGGTTGTGGATAAACAGTACTGTCACGCTAGAAAg TCAGAGAATCGATATCGCGTACGACGCGGTACCAAATTCTATCGCGTGGTCGTGAAACCTGTGAGCAACAGTGCAGCTATGTTGGCGAGCGTTCAGCAAGAATAG
- the LOC408358 gene encoding RB1-inducible coiled-coil protein 1 isoform X4, whose translation MFVLSCTIILFNFFIESLTRLQLKHVAQLKEAIERECGVVSAHQVLLMSGGESLEPTARVCSYSAGTDTNPIYLFSKAAIESHLPPTPSIDYGSDVDLQNQIDASLAMPATYQTLIARAQLAQQCCGLAREQTRICERLVHDQHLQQQGWAAVVANLEDITQMFQSRADLLQQSFAVYLSERQRHMELLENFNADLGTLAKIPILPALRAQAEGLLSPDEQPSQPEKDTEGREKVLSLLRWISAKDNQSSLEQVAEQCSRGLEQFDERVMEALKAEVNAAIDSANKQDMKEIKGLGERLFALEQLMAQTKKLVQEQGELAQGFLQNQSRANNLGDASVLPDLCTSHRRQLLVMLQNHNKLRDIRRRCTKAKEELSVNIYHRLKWIMYVENKMMEVDGKLVMYHESLKRLRRHLEVLQQIHLAPQMYMNAVAEVVRRRTFSQAFLVWASNLACQLLTVHSEELARRREFQSKFDGHFLNTLFPGLEDTPPPFATQAPSVFDNGLPKLTAEDMESLRSQLPDLALTISSPDLNSITQFFLSKSLTSTDENNKEKDGASMRVDAAAKEQERARAPMLFDRGGFESETDTEEFEKIGQGATDSKPESFDGAKQTRQKQLEENLGNTREEVERLRSMMKAMKAVVHEALRSVRKELAVLRDRSSEGAAGLSKTTDQVREALSLYARECDRRLREREQELTVDHELEMADVKKMIENREEEICTLKRSVIEKESELAEHERLISTMRQKLESEQTEMRDLQTRLHQQLEEALEQARAEKESAVKNANDERFLEIASLTNSVTQCQKRIQELEKSLDTARSDQKRMVKEATEKLQMEYKSELQSIRSRFKLMTASSTMESSPSDSTDKIERPDFIELAGHVLSTASQDAMKQEKRSIEDERTDCVAKLVHDLRLATQVIEEKDREMEMFRRREVALTDECKRYKSTIRRLTESENFKGEPGLHKESSDEQLEMSQSSLEEVAKNLETEKDLEVEVSESKKVRLEASDDEPSCLARRLEMLENENKRLSAELQSLRESKESAEAKIEALEADKVRLEIELVKERPRNFAAPDSSSSSECREKDMNASVAVVSESSARRDAATSPKPQRRCGCTTCLTHVQKKMQKTATKLVEMGHITATSCDPGDNVLMFWDPTHGTYTLYQESTTLYFLNTDSSSELDLGSNPDETKNTQSIVEVVDKQYCHARKSENRYRVRRGTKFYRVVVKPVSNSAAMLASVQQE comes from the exons ATGTCGATCTTCAAAATCAGATCGACGCGTCGCTCGCGATGCCGGCCACCTACCAGACCCTGATCGCCCGCGCCCAGTTGGCGCAGCAGTGCTGCGGATTGGCGCGGGAGCAGACGAGGATCTGCGAGAGGCTGGTCCACGATCAGCACCTCCAGCAACAGGGGTGGGCTGCCGTGGTCGCGAATCTGGAGGACATCACTCAGATGTTCCAGTCACGGGCCGACCTCCTGCAGCAGAGCTTCGCCGTTTACTTGTCGGAGAGGCAGCGGCACATGGAACTACTCGAAAA CTTCAACGCGGACCTGGGCACCCTAGCGAAAATTCCAATCCTGCCAGCGCTGAGGGCCCAGGCGGAGGGTTTGCTGAGCCCGGACGAGCAACCGAGTCAGCCTGAGAAGGACACGGAGGGTAGGGAGAAGGTTCTGAGCCTGCTCCGGTGGATCTCGGCGAAAGACAATCAAAGCAGTTTGGAGCAGGTTGCGGAGCAGTGTTCGAGGGGTCTGGAGCAGTTCGACGAGAGGGTGATGGAGGCGTTGAAGGCCGAGGTGAACGCGGCCATAGACAGCGCGAACAAGCAGGACATGAAGGAGATCAAGGGGCTTGGCGAGAGGCTGTTCGCTTTGGAGCAGCTGATGGCGCAGACGAAGAAGCTGGTCCAGGAGCAGGGGGAGCTCGCCCAGGGTTTCCTCCAGAACCAGAGCCGGGCGAACAACTTGGGCGACGCGAGCGTGCTCCCCGACCTGTGCACGTCGCACAGGCGCCAGCTGCTCGTCATGCTGCAGAACCACAACAAGCTGCGCGACATCAGGCGTAGGTGCACCAAGGCGAAGGAGGAGCTGTCCGTGAACATCTATCACCGGCTCAAGTGGATCATGTACGTGGAGAACAAGATGATGGAGGTGGACGGCAAGTTGGTCATGTATCACGAGAGCCTGAAACGTCTGAGAAGGCACCTCGAGGTGTTGCAGCAGATCCATCTCGCGCCCCAGATGTACATGAACGCCGTGGCCGAGGTCGTTCGTAGGAGAACGTTCTCGCAAGCTTTCCTGGTCTGGGCGAGCAACCTGGCCTGCCAATTGCTCACCGTTCACAGCGAGGAATTGGCACGTAGAAGGGAGTTTCAGAGCAAATTCGACGGCCACTTCCTCAACACGTTGTTCCCAGGCCTCGAGGACACGCCACCGCCGTTCGCCACCCAGGCGCCGTCCGTTTTCGACAACGGATTGCCAAAG TTGACGGCCGAGGATATGGAATCTCTGAGATCTCAGCTACCCGATCTGGCGCTCACCATCTCGTCGCCAGATTTGAACAGCATCACCCAGTTCTTCCTGTCCAAGAGTCTCACCAGCACGGACGAGAACAACAAGGAGAAGGACGGCGCCTCGATGCGCGTGGACGCGGCCGCGAAGGAGCAGGAACGGGCCAGGGCGCCGATGTTGTTCGACAG GGGTGGTTTCGAATCGGAGACGGACACGGAGGAGTTCGAGAAGATCGGGCAGGGCGCGACGGACTCTAAACCGGAGTCCTTCGATGGCGCGAAACAAACGCGTCAGAAGCAATTGGAG GAGAATCTTGGCAACACTCGGGAGGAGGTGGAGAGGCTCCGTTCCATGATGAAAGCGATGAAGGCGGTGGTGCACGAGGCGTTGAGGTCCGTTCGCAAGGAGTTGGCCGTTCTCAGGGATCGATCGAGCGAGGGTGCGGCCGGTCTCTCGAAGACGACGGACCAAGTGCGCGAGGCCCTGTCGTTGTACGCGCGCGAGTGCGACCGCCGTCTTCGGGAGCGGGAGCAAGAGTTGACGGTGGACCACGAGCTCGAGATGGCGGACGTGAAGAAGATGATAGAGAATCGGGAGGAGGAGATATGCACGTTGAAGCGGAGCGTGATCGAGAAGGAGAGCGAGCTGGCGGAGCACGAGCGTTTGATATCGACCATGAGGCAAAAGTTGGAGAGCGAGCAAACGGAGATGAGGGATCTGCAAACGCGTCTCCACCAACAGTTGGAGGAGGCTTTGGAGCAGGCGCGGGCCGAGAAAGAGTCGGCGGTGAAGAACGCCAACGACGAGAGATTCTTGGAGATAGCGTCGCTCACCAACTCCGTCACGCAATGCCAGAAACGTATCCAAGAGTTGGAGAAGAGTTTGGACACGGCGCGCAGCGATCAGAAGAGGATGGTGAAGGAGGCGACCGAGAAGCTGCAGATGGAGTACAAGAGCGAGTTGCAGTCGATCAGGAGCCGGTTCAAGCTGATGACAGCTTCCTCTACCATGGAGAGCAGCCCGAGCGACAGCACCGACAAGATCGAA aGACCAGACTTCATCGAGTTGGCCGGCCACGTGTTGAGCACGGCGTCGCAAGACGCAATGAAGCAGGAGAAGCGGAGCATCGAGGACGAGCGTACGGACTGCGTGGCGAAATTGGTGCACGATCTGCGATTGGCCACGCAGGTGATCGAGGAGAAGGACAGAGAGATGGAGATGTTCAGGAGAAGGGAGGTAGCGTTGACGGACGAGTGCAAGCGTTACAAGAGCACGATCAGGCGTTTGACCGAGTCGGAGAATTTTAAGGGCGAGCCCGGTTTGCACAAGGAGAGCAGCGACGAGCAGCTGGAGATGAGCCAGAGCAGCTTGGAGGAGGTTGCGAAGAACTTGGAGACGGAGAAGGACTTGGAGGTGGAGGTGTCCGAGTCGAAGAAGGTGCGGTTGGAGGCGAGCGACGACGAGCCGAGCTGCCTCGCGAGACGGCTCGAGATGCTGGAGAACGAGAACAAGAGGTTGAGCGCCGAGCTGCAATCGCTCCGCGAGAGCAAAGAGTCGGCCGAGGCGAAGATAGAGGCCTTGGAGGCGGACAAGGTCCGGCTCGAGATCGAGCTGGTGAAGGAGCGCCCTAGGAACTTCGCCGCCCCCGactcctcgtcctcgtccgaGTGCCGCGAGAAGGATATGAACGCCTCGGTGGCGGTGGTCTCCGAGTCGAGCGCGCGCAGGGACGCGGCGACCAGCCCCAAGCCGCAGCGCCGATGCGGCTGCACCACGTGCCTCACCCACGTCCAGAAGAAGATGCAGAAGACGGCTACGAAGCTCGTCGAGATGGGCCACATCACCGCGACCAGCTGCGATCCCGGGGATAACGTGTTGATGTTCTGGGATCCGACCCACGGCACGTACACGTTGTACCAGGAGTCGACGACACTCTACTTCCTCAACACGGATTCCTCTTCCGAGTTGGATCTCGGCTCGAATCCCGACGAGACGAAGAATACTCAGAGCATCGTCGAGGTTGTGGATAAACAGTACTGTCACGCTAGAAAg TCAGAGAATCGATATCGCGTACGACGCGGTACCAAATTCTATCGCGTGGTCGTGAAACCTGTGAGCAACAGTGCAGCTATGTTGGCGAGCGTTCAGCAAGAATAG